In a genomic window of Desulfobulbaceae bacterium:
- a CDS encoding glycosyltransferase family 2 protein, which yields MKASPLCPAVQNTTMPDISIIIVNYNTADYLSACLTSILSQSAGIHLEIAVVDNASQDDSVSLVRNQFQQVHLIASRENLGFSKANNLATNLTNAKYIYYLNPDTEVKPKCLEAVYAFMENSPTVGMAGTRITYPDNTPQGSVETKYPGQKHCTNEVKGLPGHIAWLLGASLVARREVIEQVGGFTEDFFLYGEDIDLGLKIRQAGWKLGFIPDAEIVHWEGKSERNTLPVELFHKKLMAEALFYKKHYHRKTITNICQANIKQALWRIATLHLEMFLFKDPCSLQNKLDRYRLSLAFFRKLAIETQHS from the coding sequence GTGAAAGCATCCCCTTTATGCCCTGCAGTGCAAAACACAACCATGCCAGACATCTCTATCATTATCGTTAACTACAACACTGCAGATTACCTCTCTGCCTGCTTGACATCCATCCTGTCGCAAAGCGCCGGTATTCACCTTGAGATAGCAGTAGTTGACAACGCCTCCCAAGATGACAGCGTCTCCCTTGTCCGTAATCAATTCCAGCAGGTGCACCTCATTGCAAGCCGAGAAAACCTCGGTTTCTCCAAGGCCAACAACCTTGCCACCAATTTAACCAATGCCAAATACATCTACTACCTTAACCCAGACACCGAGGTTAAACCCAAATGTTTGGAGGCTGTATATGCTTTTATGGAAAATAGCCCTACTGTGGGTATGGCCGGAACCCGCATTACCTACCCAGATAATACTCCCCAAGGATCAGTTGAAACCAAGTATCCAGGTCAAAAACATTGTACAAATGAAGTAAAAGGACTGCCTGGCCACATAGCTTGGTTGCTAGGAGCCAGCCTAGTGGCGCGACGGGAAGTAATTGAACAGGTTGGAGGTTTTACCGAAGACTTTTTTCTATATGGTGAAGATATCGATCTCGGTCTAAAGATTCGACAAGCGGGATGGAAACTTGGGTTTATACCTGATGCGGAAATTGTACACTGGGAAGGTAAGAGTGAACGTAACACACTGCCAGTGGAACTTTTTCATAAGAAACTCATGGCCGAGGCACTATTTTACAAAAAACACTACCACAGAAAAACAATCACAAATATTTGCCAGGCAAATATTAAGCAAGCTCTTTGGCGAATTGCGACCCTTCACCTCGAAATGTTTCTATTTAAAGATCCGTGCTCCCTACAAAACAAACTTGATCGATACCGATTGTCCCTTGCCTTCTTTCGTAAACTAGCCATTGAGACTCAGCACTCTTAA